The Acidobacteriota bacterium genome has a segment encoding these proteins:
- a CDS encoding slipin family protein produces the protein MVTYPIIVVGLIVLYILSSIKILREYERGVIFRLGRVLAKPKGPGIILVFSPIDRIVRISLRLITMNIPPQDVITKDNVTVKVNAVLYFRVIDPLKCVIEVQDYVNATSQLAQTTLRSLLGQVPLDDLLSERDKLNARLQEIIEQHTNPWGIKVQLVEMKQVDLPENMIRAIARQAEAERERRAKVIHAEGEFQAADKLTQAADIISRNPQALQLRFLSTLAEIATEKNSTIVFPLPIELLKAFSYEKPQEKR, from the coding sequence ATGGTCACTTATCCAATCATCGTCGTCGGGCTAATCGTCCTTTATATCCTGAGTTCGATCAAGATCCTCAGGGAATATGAGCGGGGGGTCATTTTCCGGCTCGGCCGCGTTCTCGCCAAGCCCAAGGGGCCTGGCATCATCCTGGTCTTTTCGCCTATCGACAGGATCGTGAGGATCAGCCTGCGGCTCATCACGATGAACATCCCGCCGCAGGACGTCATCACCAAGGACAACGTCACGGTCAAGGTCAACGCCGTCCTGTACTTCAGGGTCATCGACCCGCTCAAGTGCGTGATCGAAGTCCAGGATTATGTCAACGCTACCTCCCAGCTGGCCCAGACGACCCTGCGAAGTCTTCTCGGCCAAGTGCCGCTCGACGACCTTCTTTCTGAGCGGGACAAGCTCAACGCGCGCCTCCAGGAGATCATCGAACAGCACACCAATCCCTGGGGCATCAAGGTTCAGCTCGTCGAGATGAAACAGGTCGACCTGCCGGAGAACATGATCCGGGCCATCGCCAGGCAGGCCGAGGCCGAACGGGAACGGCGGGCCAAGGTCATCCACGCCGAAGGCGAATTCCAGGCCGCCGACAAGCTCACCCAGGCCGCCGACATCATTTCCCGAAACCCCCAGGCCCTCCAGCTCCGCTTCCTCAGTACCCTGGCCGAAATCGCCACAGAGAAGAACTCCACGATCGTCTTCCCGCTGCCCATCGAGCTCCTCAAGGCCTTCTCTTACGAAAAACCGCAGGAGAAAAGATAG
- a CDS encoding AAA family ATPase translates to MEATTETKSKKATYGLPENMERQVIAWMIFFPEAWPEIVSIVKPEYFDLKAYQDLVQILLEFYERYKKPPEIETLFQELDTFLDYALTNIRRPPDHPDANLEGDIRKIIKDHLWAIIDEGLSPDFEYVRDRAIEFARQRGMREAIIKSVDLLKKEDYDGILKEWKEAASFSPQEGGLDIVDLADVERKEIEWFWHHKIPRAKLSLIVGDPATGKSWFTMFLAACVTTGASLPHSAHQTEKGRVVILSAEDDPEDTIVPRLEDCGGDKSMAHLIQGTKQGKMFNLAEDLDRLRSYLQAKGGVRLIIIDPISAYIGTGNKVNSHKDTDVRGILSPVVKLAKDFDVTIIGVMHLNKSQDLGAIYRVSGSMAFVAQARSVWLMTQEDREGEDRTLRYFSPVKANLSPVKEGLVWRVQDGGGLEFFDPGIQPPPVQEQLGPRQPERASKLDEAMRWLHDLLEDGQPKAQAEIIDLASAEGISRSTIDRAKKKLGVKSEKMPGGSSPWAWVLPRPALEN, encoded by the coding sequence ATGGAAGCGACAACCGAGACAAAATCTAAGAAAGCAACCTATGGTTTGCCCGAGAATATGGAGCGACAGGTAATCGCTTGGATGATCTTCTTTCCGGAAGCTTGGCCCGAAATTGTGAGCATCGTCAAACCTGAATACTTTGATCTCAAGGCCTACCAGGACCTGGTTCAAATCCTACTAGAGTTCTACGAAAGGTATAAAAAGCCCCCAGAGATTGAGACGCTGTTTCAGGAGTTGGATACATTTCTTGATTATGCACTGACCAATATCCGGAGACCGCCAGACCATCCGGACGCGAATTTAGAGGGTGATATTCGCAAGATCATTAAGGATCACCTGTGGGCGATCATTGACGAGGGATTGTCGCCCGACTTCGAATATGTGCGTGACCGGGCAATCGAATTCGCCCGGCAAAGAGGGATGAGAGAGGCCATCATCAAGTCGGTCGATCTTCTGAAGAAAGAGGATTACGACGGCATCTTGAAAGAATGGAAGGAGGCGGCTTCCTTTAGTCCACAAGAAGGCGGGTTGGATATCGTCGACCTGGCCGATGTCGAGCGCAAAGAGATCGAATGGTTCTGGCACCATAAGATCCCTAGGGCCAAGCTCTCGTTGATCGTCGGCGATCCGGCGACGGGCAAGTCCTGGTTCACGATGTTCCTGGCCGCGTGCGTTACGACAGGGGCATCCCTCCCCCATTCGGCCCATCAAACGGAAAAGGGCCGGGTGGTAATCCTATCGGCTGAGGATGACCCCGAGGATACCATCGTGCCCCGGTTGGAGGACTGCGGCGGCGACAAGTCCATGGCCCACCTTATCCAAGGCACGAAGCAGGGCAAGATGTTTAACTTGGCCGAGGACCTGGACCGGTTGCGTTCCTACCTCCAAGCCAAAGGCGGCGTTCGGCTGATCATAATTGACCCGATCTCGGCCTATATAGGGACCGGCAACAAGGTCAACTCGCACAAGGACACGGACGTAAGGGGCATCCTTTCGCCGGTCGTCAAGCTGGCAAAGGATTTCGACGTGACGATCATCGGGGTCATGCATCTGAATAAGAGCCAAGACCTCGGCGCTATCTATCGGGTCTCCGGTTCGATGGCCTTTGTTGCTCAGGCGCGTTCGGTCTGGCTAATGACACAAGAGGACCGCGAGGGCGAAGACAGGACGCTCCGGTATTTCTCGCCGGTCAAGGCAAACCTTTCCCCCGTTAAGGAAGGCCTCGTATGGCGGGTCCAGGACGGAGGAGGCCTCGAATTCTTTGACCCCGGCATCCAGCCGCCCCCTGTCCAAGAACAGTTGGGGCCGCGTCAGCCGGAGCGGGCCTCGAAGCTGGACGAAGCCATGCGCTGGCTCCATGACCTCCTTGAGGACGGTCAGCCCAAGGCCCAGGCAGAGATCATCGACTTGGCTTCTGCCGAAGGCATTTCCAGGTCCACCATCGACAGGGCCAAGAAGAAACTCGGGGTTAAGTCTGAAAAGATGCCCGGCGGATCGTCGCCCTGGGCCTGGGTCCTGCCGAGGCCGGCGCTCGAGAATTAG
- a CDS encoding ISNCY family transposase, which produces MAEETVTLTKRNAERLRVLHQVMDGLITQVYASQLLSISDRQVRTLLGRVREEGVKGLIHRGRGRPSPRKMSEAMADRIAAIIRTRYPDFSPLLASEKLRERHRIEVSREKLRQVMMAKGLWKRRRFRKAAHFWRERRHRLGEMVQMDGSHHDWLEGRGPRLVLMGYVDDATGRFYGRFYDHEGVYPAMDSLRCYIELYGLPLAIYLDKHSTYKTTRQADMDELLKDKQQAETQFERALGELGIQTIHAHSPQAKGRVERVFRTLQDRLVKEMRLAGIKTLDGANRFLQRYCDVHNRRRTTEAREPGDLHRPLPKSVVLNDVLCIKGFRTVNEGYLVKWRGRTFVLDKPSLTLRQQKLVVLERFDGRLALRHKGRDLAYREVWEPKRPAPKPVVVKIRPKPPKYNPPAAHPWRHQLFGNGQPL; this is translated from the coding sequence ATGGCAGAGGAGACGGTCACGTTGACGAAGCGGAACGCGGAACGGCTGAGGGTTCTTCACCAGGTCATGGACGGACTGATCACCCAGGTGTACGCTAGCCAGCTTCTGAGCATATCGGACCGCCAGGTCCGGACCTTGCTGGGTCGGGTCAGGGAGGAAGGGGTCAAGGGCTTGATCCATCGGGGTCGCGGCCGCCCGTCGCCGCGGAAGATGTCGGAGGCGATGGCGGACCGGATCGCCGCGATCATCCGGACGAGGTATCCGGACTTCAGTCCGCTGCTGGCCTCGGAGAAGCTACGGGAACGTCATCGGATCGAGGTCAGCCGGGAGAAGCTCCGGCAGGTGATGATGGCCAAGGGGCTGTGGAAGCGCCGCCGGTTCCGTAAGGCGGCCCACTTCTGGCGGGAGCGGCGGCACCGGTTGGGCGAGATGGTCCAGATGGATGGGTCCCATCACGACTGGCTGGAGGGCCGGGGCCCGCGGCTGGTGCTGATGGGTTATGTGGACGATGCGACAGGGCGCTTCTACGGGCGTTTTTATGACCACGAGGGCGTCTATCCGGCCATGGACAGCCTGAGGTGCTATATCGAGCTCTACGGGCTTCCCCTGGCCATATATCTAGACAAGCACAGCACCTATAAGACGACGCGCCAGGCCGACATGGACGAGCTGCTGAAGGACAAGCAGCAGGCCGAGACGCAGTTCGAGCGAGCCCTGGGGGAGTTGGGGATCCAGACGATCCACGCCCACTCGCCCCAGGCCAAGGGCCGGGTCGAACGGGTCTTCCGCACGCTCCAGGACCGGCTGGTCAAGGAGATGAGGCTAGCGGGCATCAAGACCCTGGATGGGGCCAACCGATTCCTCCAGCGATACTGTGACGTCCACAACCGGCGCCGCACGACGGAGGCCCGGGAGCCGGGAGATCTCCATCGCCCCTTGCCGAAGTCGGTCGTTTTGAACGACGTTCTCTGTATCAAGGGCTTCCGGACGGTCAACGAGGGGTATTTGGTGAAGTGGCGAGGCCGAACGTTCGTCCTGGACAAGCCCTCGTTGACCCTGCGGCAGCAGAAGCTCGTGGTCCTCGAGCGGTTCGATGGCAGGCTCGCGCTGCGGCACAAGGGCCGGGATCTGGCTTACCGAGAGGTCTGGGAGCCCAAACGGCCGGCTCCGAAGCCGGTCGTGGTGAAGATCAGACCCAAGCCGCCCAAGTACAACCCCCCGGCAGCTCATCCGTGGCGGCATCAGCTCTTCGGGAACGGACAGCCCCTATGA
- a CDS encoding NAD(P)/FAD-dependent oxidoreductase, with protein sequence MKKDVVIIGAGAAGLFCAVECGKRGRSVVLLEHTGAIGNKIRISGGGACNFTNRFLDETHFLSSNPHFARSALSRFTPQDMMALLERHKIRTVERKWGQLFTRDGAAWIVKMFQDECVRANVAIELHCRIVAASKRELFEVVTSRGHFESESLVIATGGLAMPKIGATPLGYQIVRQFGINVIEPVPALVPLLWNKNDLKNFKDLSGLALDTVVKCGSHRFRENILFTHRGLSGPAVLQISSHWKDGQAISIDLFPEKDIFQEMMIHRKDKTEMSTFLSSFMPKRFAKRWCGLYSPSKPLNRTSEKEFRSVAERLHDWQVTPQKRDGYDAAEVTGGGVDTAEISSKTMESKKIPGLFVAGEVLDVTGELGGYNLQWAWSSGWAAGQFA encoded by the coding sequence ATGAAGAAGGATGTGGTTATCATCGGTGCGGGCGCGGCGGGCCTTTTTTGCGCCGTCGAGTGCGGAAAGCGGGGTCGGTCGGTCGTCCTCCTCGAACACACCGGGGCCATCGGGAACAAGATCCGGATCTCTGGGGGCGGCGCCTGCAATTTTACGAACCGTTTTTTGGACGAGACTCATTTTCTCTCGTCAAACCCGCACTTCGCGAGATCCGCTCTTTCCCGTTTTACACCGCAGGACATGATGGCGCTCCTCGAGCGCCACAAGATCCGGACCGTTGAAAGGAAATGGGGCCAGCTCTTCACCCGTGATGGGGCAGCCTGGATCGTGAAGATGTTTCAGGACGAATGCGTCCGGGCGAACGTCGCGATCGAGCTCCATTGCCGGATCGTGGCGGCGTCAAAAAGAGAGTTGTTTGAAGTTGTTACCAGCCGGGGCCATTTTGAGTCCGAATCGCTCGTGATCGCGACCGGAGGCCTCGCGATGCCGAAGATCGGGGCCACCCCCTTGGGTTACCAGATCGTTCGGCAATTCGGGATTAATGTGATCGAACCTGTCCCCGCTCTGGTCCCGCTTTTGTGGAACAAAAACGATCTCAAGAATTTCAAGGACTTGTCGGGACTGGCCCTCGATACGGTCGTGAAATGCGGAAGCCATCGTTTCCGGGAAAATATCCTTTTCACGCACCGAGGCTTGAGCGGACCTGCCGTTCTGCAGATTTCTTCGCATTGGAAAGACGGCCAGGCGATCTCGATCGACCTGTTTCCCGAAAAAGATATTTTTCAGGAAATGATGATTCATCGGAAAGACAAAACGGAGATGAGTACTTTTCTCTCCTCGTTTATGCCGAAACGGTTCGCTAAAAGATGGTGCGGGCTCTATTCCCCTTCCAAACCCTTGAACCGGACCTCTGAAAAAGAATTCAGATCGGTCGCGGAACGATTGCACGATTGGCAAGTGACGCCCCAAAAAAGAGACGGTTACGACGCCGCCGAAGTGACGGGCGGAGGCGTGGATACGGCCGAGATCTCTTCCAAAACAATGGAATCCAAAAAGATACCCGGCTTGTTTGTCGCCGGGGAAGTGTTGGACGTGACGGGCGAGCTGGGAGGATACAATTTGCAGTGGGCGTGGTCTTCGGGCTGGGCCGCCGGCCAATTTGCCTGA
- a CDS encoding nucleotidyl transferase AbiEii/AbiGii toxin family protein produces MNEAVRQILATYEIRSVRDSLWALREVMQEIALLGLWRSKFFENAAFYGGTALRVLYGLDRFSEDLDFSLLEKRKNFDLGDYSEALKRELASFGFVVEIESRAKPASAAIQSAFLKADTRTQMITVEFDKGLVQQVPRNQVLKIKLEVDTDPPPGFSTEVRYLLRPVPFAVRTFSLPDLFAGKMHAVLCREWKSRVKGRDWYDLVWFTAYHPELHLAHLEQRMRQTGHWQGVAPLTAGDLRDLLAKRIDKVDIDQIRREVEPFVRDATALAIWSKEFFLDVASRIKIV; encoded by the coding sequence ATGAACGAGGCCGTCCGTCAGATACTGGCGACTTACGAGATCCGCTCGGTGCGGGACTCGCTGTGGGCCTTGAGGGAGGTCATGCAGGAGATCGCGCTTCTCGGCCTCTGGAGAAGCAAGTTCTTCGAAAATGCCGCCTTCTATGGCGGCACAGCGCTCCGGGTGCTTTACGGGCTCGACCGTTTCTCTGAGGATTTGGACTTTTCACTCCTCGAGAAGCGCAAGAACTTCGACCTGGGCGACTACAGCGAAGCCCTGAAGAGAGAGCTTGCGTCCTTCGGGTTCGTTGTCGAGATCGAGAGCCGGGCCAAGCCGGCCTCTGCGGCCATCCAGTCCGCTTTCCTCAAGGCCGACACTCGGACCCAGATGATCACGGTTGAGTTTGACAAGGGTCTCGTCCAGCAGGTCCCCCGGAACCAGGTGCTGAAGATCAAGCTCGAGGTCGACACCGACCCGCCCCCGGGCTTCTCGACCGAAGTCCGCTATCTCCTGCGGCCAGTCCCGTTCGCGGTCAGGACGTTCAGCCTGCCCGATCTCTTCGCCGGCAAGATGCACGCCGTTCTCTGCCGTGAGTGGAAGAGCCGGGTCAAGGGTCGTGACTGGTACGATCTTGTTTGGTTCACGGCCTATCATCCCGAGCTGCATCTTGCCCACCTCGAGCAGAGGATGCGGCAGACCGGGCATTGGCAGGGCGTGGCGCCGTTGACGGCAGGGGACCTGCGCGACTTATTAGCGAAGAGGATCGACAAGGTCGACATCGACCAGATCCGTCGCGAGGTCGAGCCTTTCGTGAGGGACGCGACCGCTTTGGCGATCTGGTCGAAGGAGTTCTTCCTGGACGTCGCCTCCCGGATCAAGATCGTCTAA